The nucleotide sequence aaacatataattgttagctgtgtcataaaatgtatatataattttacatcataactattaactacaaactttatctttaatctgtaagtatatatataataataaatattaaaaaatatttaatagtcaaacaaaaggtgagaCACTAAAATGATTAAGAGGcaacgtttaatcgtgactgtttgtattcttacaaatctggAATCCCCTTTTCgttttcgataacagagaagaaacaggaaaaaccctaattggagaaaatcatgagattcgaTTAGCGCCAAGGTCAAGGTCTAATTAATCTTCTTCCCAAAAGAACTAATTGGCGTATACACGCCAAGGTCTTTCATTCTTGGAGTATCAGCGAGTTCTTTACAAAAAGAGtactgcttcttgtggatgtagAGGTTAGTATCGTTAATTGAACATCATTCTTACTTAAAGTTCATTTTTTAACAATTCTTATATATACGACTTCCTACACAATTGTTATTAAACTGTGAAGAGTAACACAATCAAAActacttttttaccaaatacacTCGCTAAACTCCAGAAATATATCGACGATGTTGAATGGTATgatattagaaattttaaagtaatcaatccaaccatgaatgagaggaatactcatcatccttatcaaattaaattcacgGACGATACCACTATGACGCTGGTCCAACAATTGAGTCCAAAGAATTACTTTTGATTCGAgtatttggatgatatatatcatggaaaaataaatcatcccatctctttcggtaagtgtttcgttaattaatttaatattgatatggTACAATATGTGAGTATAGttaattgtaactttgtgttcgggaatctagaatctttataggatttgttgtaactttgCGTATTGGTCCCTCCCTTAGAAAAGTATGAATTAAACTTTTACCAAATATAGATTTGCAACACTTTGGAAAGCTAAATTCTGTCTTTTTCCCAAATTAGTTGTCTGTGAGTGTATAGTAGatgtggaagataaaagaagacctGAGAGTGCCAATAATAGTAATGATGTTCTCACGTTGTTGAATGGCAGGTAAAAGACATTTACTCTACCTTTAGGACAGTTACGTTTTAAAGTTGTctctattaagattttttattaatttgataaacatgtaggaaTGAAACTGTGAAATGTCGTGTCAAAAACAACTACACTTCTGAATTCATGTCTAAATGGCAATCAAAcgggtgccatctcatatacaaatccaaaccttttttttgtgtaatgcgGTTTGTGAAACTCGGAGAATATGAAGGTgtgtaacataaaatagttctgatataatcatcataaggtaaccaatatattaattttaaactgCAAATGTTTATAAAACCACAGTTCGAAGGACTGGAGAATCACCAGGCTATgtaagatttgattatgtaaaaataactttatacactttatatatgattatgtatgatgttaaaataattttgtttcatacactttatatatttacaagtctgagtttgctggacgttattacataaaccatgtgatgGAGCATCAAAGTGAGAGCCCAGGGACTCAGTCATAAAGAATGGACTCAGAAATAAAGATACAGTGGCttaattaactttttgtatatgcaaactttagtataattttgaatgtttatagTACCAAATACAATGGTCTAAATAGAAGTACATTTATGGgttgcttaaaatattattttaatagtctaaacgaaattacatattatattatcccaaattattatatcaaggtaattaaaattgaccgtaacaattgtatttggctcatttaaaattttgttacggtcaatttgggcttaaactttgaaaatagcctttaaaatttcaattaaactttaaaaatagactttaaaatttcaatttatattttgcatatgtagagtaatactataaacattttattaactattcattttattattttaaaaagtgaaaataataatatttaatatgaaacttttaaaaatatatatatttgaacatacgaactactataaaaattaaaaaaaattaaacagatttttaaaatataataaaaatttgattcaacATTATGAagaattaaattagttttttttttctattcagttCTTGCCCGCACAAGCGTGCGGGTAACTCTCCTAGTTCTATTGTAAGGCTATAGTCAGTGGCCTACCTGCCTCTTAGAGGTGAAGATTTCAAGTCATACTATGACGAGTCTGTGATTCTTTTTTGGCTCATAAGAcgatttggtttatgttttgtagAATTTCAGAGTTGGTATTGGAAGAAAGACGTCATTGCTTACAGAGTCAACAAGGTAAATGTCGTCAAGTGGGAAGTTTTGATATACATTTACTGTTTTACTCGTCTGTGAATGTATAAAGCAATTTTGAAAGTCTAAAAGGAGTTTCTGTTACATTCAAAAAGGTCTTTCTTGTTTTCAGATCCAGTTTCATCTCCTAAACAGTAAACACCGTGGAAACACTAGAAACTGAGAAGTACGGTTACGGAAAACCTCTGCTAAGGCATAACATGCTGCTCTACTGCAGCTTTAGTTTCAAGCAAGCCAAACTGATCCCTAGCTAAATGCTATATCGAAGCCATAAGATTGTACCATATCATTTCCTCTTAGTCTAATTCGTATTTACTATGCATAGGAATCAATTGCAGAATTATTTATGATAAGAAGATTTTGACAACTCTCTCTGATGTGTCAGTTTGGATATTGTTGACGAAAAAAGGCATTTCATATCAGACCAAAGACAGGATGGATAGAAGTGGCTgtctaatccaaaaaaaaaacagaggataacTCATTGCATAGGTTGAGGTGGAAAATAGTAAGGGACCTTGCCCGTATAGCGCGTTGAGTGGTTTGAGGTGCTATCCTGCAGTCCAAAGATTCCTACATCCTGGGTGAAACTGGACTCTTGGGAATCGAGATAATAGATGTTGTTTCTCTCGAGGCCAGGGAAGGAGCTAGCAGGAACACAGAAAGGCTCAGACTTGGATAGGAAAATGCAGAGATCTCCAATGTCTTCAGTGTAAGTAGCATTCCCTCCCTCGTCTACCCTGAAGACCCTAAAACCTTTGGTTTCCAAATCCACCATATCTTCTCTGGCGGACCTAAGAAGGAAGGTATGGTCATATATAATGCAGTCACTCTGTTTTAGTAAGTAAGTAGTTTGGTAAcataagaaaatgaagaaaaagtaTTAAGAAGCATGGAACCAGACTCTTAGGGGGCTGATCTTGGAGTCCCATACCTGTACCAAATAACAAGGAACATCTCGCCTGCTGACGACTCCACCAAGTGTTCGGCCCTGCACCACGAGTCACAAGGCTCTAGGTTGTTCGTCTTTCCCAAGACGCCGGGAAGGTTTTGATGAAAATGCAACTTTGTAAACTTGGGGTTGTCCCTGTGTTTGAGGAGATCCCAGGATGCCAAGTGGTTGGCTCCAGAAGCGGGCAAGGAGAACATCTGATCCCTCTTGGAAAAAATGACATGGGAAGTGAAGAAACTGGGGTCTTGGACCCTGATGTTGGTCCATTTGGTGTCGTGAGCTGGCCTGCACAGGCTGAGTTGAGGTCCCAAGAACTTGACAGCCACAACACAGTCGTCAttcagaggagaagaagaggacatGGCCACGTTGGTGACAATCCGGGTCTGGCAATGGCGAATAGGCAAAATAGGAGGCAGTGAAATACGTTTTGGGTCTGCAGAGTCACTTGTGTATACGTTCAGATCGTCTTGGAGACACACCACACCCTTGCTGTTGAGGGTAGCGACCCAGCCTCTGGATGCTCCAATCGTTGCGTTTGCCTCTAGCAACTCATAAGGAACCTTCTTGTCCCACTCCACCATATACCCAATGTCGGCGATATAAGTCTGGATTTTATGTCCACCATTAGGTTTATTGCGTAAGACAAAATATGGTGGACAAGACGAAAGCAAACTACGAGAGCTCCAcctctgaagaagaagaagcttatgTCCTAGTAGTAGAGATTCGTTGCGAGGCTTGGTGAGTCGGGAGAGGATCAGAGACATTTTTCTATCCGTTGGTGCTCCTCGACTCTGGTGGAGTCAATTAAAGCCGATTTTCATAAGCGTGCTCACcaagttctttttttatttcctttttggCTCACcaagttctttttattttcgggtttctaattttctatatttcttttgcttccaaaaataaatctgcctcatatatttttatatccttttttgtttctttaacgtggaaaaaaggaaagaaaaatgtCTACTAATTTAAATGTCCAATGACTGAAAACATACGCATGTAGTTCATTCGTTAATAAATAAAGCATGGTTATAGTCtccattataataaataaagcaTGGTTACTATACTATAGTAATTAGGTTAAGATTGTTGCATTAGTATAAAAGAGATGTAATGTTGTAAGAAAGCATTATTCAAAATTAACAATGTAGTCTTTGGAGTAAAACAGCTTCTTGTCTCATCtctaacaaacaaaccaaaatggagagatagagagagcaaGATGCCAAGACATCTAATCACCACTTTTACACACATCATGCACACATTTCTCATATCTCCCCTATCCACATCTCTCAATTATTTAAGaacaaataagtttttaattagCCTCGACCTCCACAACATAAATGGTATTCTCTTTATTTGtatgatttattaaaaaatggatTAAAGAACAAATAACTAtttatcatcattttttcttttcttattatattataatattaattattaaaaaaaatctttttatgtgtactttaattttttaaaaatattattatttacctGAAAAGAGTTTtcaaatgatatattttatctTAGTTAATAGTATTTTGAAGCTCAGAACATTATGAGTTATCCTCGTCGCCGTTGTTGTTTGACGGTGTGCTGCTGGTATCCCCGTGACGGTGAGCTATACCATGAGCAGAAGGATGCTCGAACCAAAGAGATCCTGGACAGCTTCAATGGAAAGTTGCCCCACCCATTTGAAGATGATGGAAGGGAGGGTGAGGTACGCTCAAGCGCACGACGACGACCTAAAAGTTAGTAGATTTGAAAGATCTAATTTACCTTAATTAGTTTCATAAAAATTCAacctaaaattttttaaatcattgcAACAAGGGTTTGTCAAACTTCCTCCAATTCAAAATGCTTTTGgttagaaaagaacaaaaaaaataatcaatgttttccttAGATTCTGTCTGTATGATTAATCTCCATTTATCCAgttaataattttcttacacAATTCAACTTCTAAGATTTAAAacatctatatacttatttaagcagccctttaaacaaataaccttacttcatgtaaaatattacataaaatgccactgtattttaatacaaaatataataacagaattttaatattaatttgttgtaacctgaaaatgattatccaaaaaatagtaattattaatttattagattacaagaaatcattaataaaataatttcgaaattatttaataaaataataataaaattattttgaaattatgtaataaaataattaaacatattctatttattgtttcagaaatcttaggaaacaataacaaactatttagaaaattataaaacttaaatttatttataaaactaagattaaatatttacatatctaaatcatttaataataacaaatatatattaaaattaggatacaacattgttcatatttttaaaatatatctatatacttatttaagctatgttgttaaaaatttaaccagttctgatgtgacatattacgaaaatgctattatattttaattattctaataactaacaaaagaaaagtttagatttgtttacaaaataataaaactctatttattgtttcataaatcttaggaaataataacaaactatttaattggctaaaacttaattgtttatacacaatattcactatataaacaatactaagtgtataatattgataatatacataacctaattgtaattttcacctataaaattaatatacaacatgttataccaataacttcaatttgtaaatttggtatattaagatctctaaacacgatcacatcaatttgtaataccaaatcacgggtcaatacatgttttgttggatttttttagctttaccgaatgtataattaacaaatttgatattgcaccaaaccaaaatagtagtaccaactacgggtcaaaatcagagtatgatctaagtaaattaaatatatgattttataaaatgtatagaattaataaattttctactattattttgtaacaaacaaatccaaatttacataaatatttcctcacgctggtaacattattctacaaaatattaacgtatatttatgagtcgggtaaCAAAACGGGTAATAAGACGGGTAACgagacgctcaaaaattaaattaatatctgatactcgatcattattcatggataatataattagtataCCCTTTACTCaaccctaaagctgcgggtaccttTTTCGAGAcgaatacaaaccaaaaaacggGTCTAATACGGGTATTGGTAGTAGTTTCcaggcctacctattagtagtttaatatgaatcaaaattcaccatatagtattatataatataacatgtaaatgaatgatgcaacataaacataatattaacaaataacaaaattaaaaaaaatttccgcgCTACCAGCGCATGTTATTAtctagtaattttttaaaaatgcttcATAAAGTGTAcccattttcaaaataaaaaatcttatagtaatatttaatcaaattctaaaaagctaacaaaaaattatgtaaaagtcAATAGATTTGAAAGATCTAATTTACCTTAATTAGTTTCATAAAAATTCAATTCCTTTTTTAAATCATTTCGACAAGGGTTGTCAAACTTCCTCTAATtcaaacttcaaaaataattaaaatttatgttaattttggGCCTTATGCTTTGGCAAACGGCGCCTTAAAtaattttgggggaaaaaaatcaaaaaccctatTTCCTTTCCTGAAGAGAGAGAGCGGTCGTTAAAATCACGCAACGTTTTagacaaacacaacaaaagagatagagagagagaagagagaagagagaagagagagcaaattaattaaaaccaaaaaaaaaaaaaaacccaaaatttctgaaaaaattCGAAATTCCGGATCCACCGCCATCGATCCctagctttctctctctccctatctTCGCCGGAGAAGACACTAGGGTTTTCTCAAATTACCCCTTTCCTTTGTCAATTTGTTCTTAGTTGTGCAATGAGGAAAGGAGCGAAGAGAAAGGGTGCTTCCAAAGCTGGTCGCAAAGGTGCTGCTGTCGCGGAGACTGTGCCCGCCGATGAGGTGATTGTTGAATCTCAGGAGGAGGAGATGACGACGACGCAGGAGGAGAGTCAGCAGCCTCAGGAAGAAGTCGTCAACGAGGAGAAGGAGAATGGTGAAGCGGAGCCGGCGAAGGgggatgaagaggaagagccGGCGAAACCTGATTCGttaaaggaggaggaggagaatcaggaagaagaggatgaagtcAAGGAGGAGGCTAAGGCGGAGAAGAAGCCTGTTGTTGCTCGTCGTGGTGGTAAGAGGAAGAGGGCTACGAAGAAGGAGACTGAGGTTAAGGATGAGAAGAAACCTGCACCTGTAGCTAAGAAGCCTCGAGTTACCAAAGTAAAGCCAGAGCCTGAGTACTTCGAGGACAAGCGTAATCTGGTATGATTTTTTTGCTATCCTTATTAGTCTAATTAATGTATACAGATTGGGATTTTATCACTTGGATTCAATGCAATTTGGGGCTTTTTTTGCTGTGTGCTTTTGCTAGTTAAGCTATATGATAATATGTTTCAGATACTCTGTGAAAACAACAATGACATACGTTTTTGGACCCGTTTGAGTTTCTTGGTTGCAAGATTGATATGACTTTGTTAGTGGGTTTATCTGTGAGAACAATTGTATGCTGTTATACTTATTGTGTCAGATATGGTATATTATTGGCGAGTTGAGTTAGTGGATGAAATTTTTCCAAAGGAATGCTGTGGTGTATCTCATTAACAAAGTATCTTGTGTGTTTTCAGgatttgtttttagtttaagTAAAAGggcttgttttcttttcttattgctGCGGTGTGAGTTGCAAATTAACATGTGCgcttgttttttgtgttttcaggAGGATTTGTGGAAGGTTGCATTTCCAGTGGGAACTGAGGTATATTATTTTGAGGAATTTAGCCTTCAATATCAGAGCTACTGTTACCATTGAGAatccaatatattttttttgcttatggTTGTTTAATTGTGATGGCAGTGGGATCAATTAGATGCACTTTATGAATTCAATTGGAATTTCCAAAATCTTGAGGTAAGTTGTTTGGATTACATTATCTATACTTTAGTCCAGGTTTTCCCGGGTTGACGAGAATCTGATATTTATGTTTCTTCATGTGTGTGTCAGGAAGCATTGGAGGAAGGAGGAAAGCTCTATGGGAAGAAAGTCTTTGTCTTTGGCTGTACAGAACGTaagctgtttttttctttctttctttttgagttttggttATTACTGTCTTCTTATCGATTGGCATGTTTAAATCATCTTTGGCACTTGTGGTTCTTTCTAGTTTGGTTAGAAATTCATCAGGTTGTGCAGTAcgctctcttccttttcttgaaCATTANCAGGTTGTATGTGAATTTGACTGGGAGTTTGACGAACTTCAGGTGTGTGTTTGGCTTTCCTGTAACGATAAAACTTGAAGTACTTCTTTTATCGAGTCAAGAGAGTTTTTATCTTTGCACTGCTCTAAATCACAGTCAATTGTATGCTGAATCATGAGATGGCCTTTTGTCCTNAGATTGTCCATGTCCCAGCAGTTGTTGTTGTAAGTTcttgttaaatatatttttatcaaagttTGCTTGGTACGCTGATCTCTAAATTTAAGAGCATATGTTatctcatttctcttttttaaaaattcgtCAATCTTGTATATGCAGATTGAATCGCCCTTTCCGCCTTCTGATAAGATAGGAATCACATCTGTTCAGAGAGAAGTGGAGGAAATCATtccaatgaagaagatgaaaatggaCTGGCTGCCTTATATTCCGATGGAAAAAAGGTAGTGCGCTGGCCTATATCAATGATAAGAGAAGCAGAAAGTTTATCTTGGGATATTCTTACTTCTGATGTTTAACAGCAGTTGCTAACTACTTTTGCTTTGTTCTTCTTGCAGAGATAGACAAGTTGATAAGATGAACTCTCAAATTTTCACCTTGGTCTGTACGCAGAGGAGGTAAGTAACATGtgttgtcttctcttctctgtgtTAGATGACTGATAGAGTTAATAACATTGATATTCACTTGCTATGAAGGGATTTCGAGTTTCATTGCATGAGTCGTCTACGGATAGTATTGTTTAATCCTGTTCTGGTACACTCAATTTATCTGTGTACATTATCTGCAGATCTGCTCTCAGACATATGAAGGAAGATCAACTTAAGAAGTTTGAGTATTGCCTTCCTTGTGAGTGTTATTCCTTTACTAATAATACTATTCAAATTTGCAGAGTGAACCATTTATAGCACATGGCTGGCTGTTGCAGTGGATTATCTGTATGTGTATCTTGTTATGTATGTGGTATTGCAACAACAAATTCTAATCTCTTCttcgttttggttttggtttttgttttgcgtTGCAGATTTCTATCAACCTTTTAAGGAAGATGAACTTGAACAGAGTACTGAGGTCCAAATAATGTTCCCCTCTGAACCGCCTGTAAGTTTTCTGGCATGCAATGAATGTGTTGGAATTGGCAGGTCTTCATGAAATGGCCGAATAGAGGCACAGTATTTTCTGTATAATGAAGCTTGAATTTTCTGTTTGTGCAGGTTGTATGTGAATTTGACTGGGAGTTTGACGAACTTCAGGTGTGTGTTTGGCTTTCCTGTAACGATAAAACTTGAAGTACTTCTTTTATCGAGTCAAGAGAGTTTTTATCTTTGCACTGCTCTAAATCACAGTCAATTGTATGCTGAATCATGAGATGGCCTTTTGTCCTTTTATCTCAGGAATTTGTCGATAAACTGGTTGAAGAAGAACAATTACCAGCTGAACAGAAGGATGAATTCAAAGTAAGTTTGAGCTTTAAAGCAATTGTCAATTCTTTACGCTTGAGTATTGTCTCTAATTAccattgtttgtttttctcagGAATATGTCAAAGAGCAAGTTCGAGCAGCTAAGAAAGCAAACCGAGAGGCGAAAGAGGCTCGAAAGAAAGCCATAGAAGAAATGAGTGAAGACACCAAGCAAGCCTTTCAAAAGATGAAGTTCTACAAATTCTACCCTCAGCCTTCACCAGATACACCAGACGTCTCTGGTGTCAAGGTAAGAACATATGTGAAACTCATATAACTCGAAAAAGGGGTTTTGTTATAAAGCTGTGATAAGTGAATGatcttgattttggtttttttttctttgttttgcagTCGCCGTTCATTAACCGGTACTATGGAAAAGCTAATGAAGTCCTTTGAAGTAATCAAATCTTTCAGAACTCAGAATAGCTNTAATGTTCCCCTCTGAACCGCCTGTAAGTTTTCTGGCATGCAATGAATGTGTTGGAATTGGCAGGTCTTCATGAAATGGCCGAATAGAGGCACAGTATTTTCTGTATAATGAAGCTTGAATTTTCTGTTTGTGCAGGTTGTATGTGAATTTGACTGGGAGTTTGACGAACTTCAGGTGTGTGTTTGGCTTTCCTGTAACGATAAAACTTGAAGTACTTCTTTTATCGAGTCAAGAGAGTTTTTATCTTTGCACTGCTCTAAATCACAGTCAATTGTATGCTGAATCATGAGATGGCCTTTTGTCCTTTTATCTCAGGAATTTGTCGATAAACTGGTTGAAGAAGAACAATTACCAGCTGAACAGAAGGATGAATTCAAAGTAAGTTTGAGCTTTAAAGCAATTGTCAATTCTTTACGCTTGAGTATTGTCTCTAATTAccattgtttgtttttctcagGAATATGTCAAAGAGCAAGTTCGAGCAGCTAAGAAAGCAAACCGAGAGGCGAAAGAGGCTCGAAAGAAAGCCATAGAAGAAATGAGTGAAGACACCAAGCAAGCCTTTCAAAAGATGAAGTTCTACAAATTCTACCCTCAGCCTTCACCAGATACACCAGACGTCTCTGGTGTCAAGGTAAGAACATATGTGAAACTCATATAACTCGAAAAAGGGGTTTTGTTATAAAGCTGTGATAAGTGAATGatcttgattttggtttttttttctttgttttgcagTCGCCGTTCATTAACCGGTACTATGGAAAAGCTAATGAAGTCCTTTGAAGTAATCAAATCTTTCAGAACTCAGAATAGCTTTTCTTGGCAGCTTCAACAGTATTGAAACTTATCTAGTCACAGGTGCTCTCAGAAACTCTTTGAGCTATTATTATAGGGAGTTAAAAAGTCAAGTTTGGGCGACAAAAAGTGTCTTTTGTTACATTTATGAGCTTGTATTCTCTCCTCTAGAAATACTTGAGATCTTTAGAAGAGT is from Camelina sativa cultivar DH55 chromosome 20, Cs, whole genome shotgun sequence and encodes:
- the LOC104769198 gene encoding uncharacterized protein LOC104769198, which produces MVEWDKKVPYELLEANATIGASRGWVATLNSKGVVCLQDDLNVYTSDSADPKRISLPPILPIRHCQTRIVTNVAMSSSSPLNDDCVVAVKFLGPQLSLCRPAHDTKWTNIRVQDPSFFTSHVIFSKRDQMFSLPASGANHLASWDLLKHRDNPKFTKLHFHQNLPGVLGKTNNLEPCDSWCRAEHLVESSAGEMFLVIWYRSAREDMVDLETKGFRVFRVDEGGNATYTEDIGDLCIFLSKSEPFCVPASSFPGLERNNIYYLDSQESSFTQDVGIFGLQDSTSNHSTRYTGKVPYYFPPQPMQ
- the LOC104772185 gene encoding uncharacterized protein LOC104772185, with product MRKGAKRKGASKAGRKGAAVAETVPADEVIVESQEEEMTTTQEESQQPQEEVVNEEKENGEAEPAKGDEEEEPAKPDSLKEEEENQEEEDEVKEEAKAEKKPVVARRGGKRKRATKKETEVKDEKKPAPVAKKPRVTKVKPEPEYFEDKRNLEDLWKVAFPVGTEWDQLDALYEFNWNFQNLEEALEEGGKLYGKKVFVFGCTERKLFFSFFLFEFWLLLSSYRLACLNHLWHLWFFLVWLEIHQVVQYALFLFLNIXRLYVNLTGSLTNFRFNCMLNHEMAFCPXIVHVPAVVVIESPFPPSDKIGITSVQREVEEIIPMKKMKMDWLPYIPMEKRDRQVDKMNSQIFTLVCTQRRSALRHMKEDQLKKFEYCLPYFYQPFKEDELEQSTEVQIMFPSEPPVVCEFDWEFDELQEFVDKLVEEEQLPAEQKDEFKEYVKEQVRAAKKANREAKEARKKAIEEMSEDTKQAFQKMKFYKFYPQPSPDTPDVSGVKSPFINRYYGKANEVL
- the LOC104772186 gene encoding uncharacterized protein LOC104772186: MFPSEPPVVCEFDWEFDELQEFVDKLVEEEQLPAEQKDEFKEYVKEQVRAAKKANREAKEARKKAIEEMSEDTKQAFQKMKFYKFYPQPSPDTPDVSGVKSPFINRYYGKANEVL